The following are encoded in a window of Amycolatopsis lexingtonensis genomic DNA:
- the nrdR gene encoding transcriptional regulator NrdR, producing MRCPFCRHADSRVVDSREVDEGQAIRRRRSCASCGRRFTTSETMVLAVVKRSGVTEQFSRDKVVSGVRRACQGRPVDDDALQQLAQRVEESIRSAGLAEIPSHEVGLAILGPLRELDGVAYLRFASVYRSFSSVEDFEKEIADLREAMAGSAAPEESDQREDGD from the coding sequence GAGAGGTGGATGAAGGCCAGGCGATCCGCAGGCGGCGCTCGTGCGCGTCGTGCGGACGGCGGTTCACGACTTCGGAGACGATGGTGCTCGCCGTCGTCAAGCGGTCCGGGGTCACCGAACAGTTCAGCCGGGACAAGGTGGTGAGCGGCGTCCGCCGCGCCTGCCAGGGCAGGCCGGTCGACGACGACGCGCTGCAGCAGCTCGCGCAGCGCGTGGAGGAGTCGATCCGCTCCGCCGGTCTGGCGGAGATCCCGAGTCACGAGGTCGGCCTGGCCATCCTGGGCCCGCTGCGTGAGCTCGACGGGGTCGCCTACCTCCGGTTCGCCAGCGTCTACCGCTCCTTCTCGTCGGTCGAGGACTTCGAGAAGGAGATCGCCGATCTACGTGAGGCCATGGCGGGTTCTGCTGCTCCGGAGGAGAGCGATCAGCGCGAAGACGGCGATTGA